The following are from one region of the Leptolyngbya sp. 'hensonii' genome:
- a CDS encoding DUF167 domain-containing protein, whose product MKRQVKVKPNSKAQKIIEEVDGSLTIHLKSPPVDGKANEELIKLLAQKFQVPKSGVRIQTGLSSRNKLVEIDVDDRS is encoded by the coding sequence ATGAAACGTCAGGTTAAGGTTAAGCCCAATTCAAAAGCACAGAAAATCATTGAAGAAGTGGATGGTAGTCTCACCATTCATTTGAAATCTCCACCAGTAGACGGCAAGGCAAACGAAGAACTAATCAAACTTCTGGCTCAGAAGTTTCAGGTGCCAAAGTCAGGGGTCAGAATTCAGACGGGCCTGTCTTCTCGGAATAAGCTAGTGGAGATTGATGTGGATGACCGATCATGA
- a CDS encoding prephenate/arogenate dehydrogenase yields the protein MIIGIIGLGLIGGSLAIDLRSQGYSVLGVSRRMQTCETALRLGIVNDASTELRLLAPANLIFICTPISDIQATVIQLLPHLAPTTVLTDVGSVKTSIVKALDPLWPNFVGGHPMAGTAESGIEAAQADLFVNRAYVLTPTAKTPPTALETVAHVVRLLRAKVFFCRPEEHDRAVAWISHLPVVVSAGLIAACQHEADPTILELAQQLASSGFRDTSRVGGGNPQLGVMMARFNREDVLRSLAAYRQHLDQLTTCIEQENWATLEDHLRQTQQARPKFIHE from the coding sequence ATGATTATTGGCATTATTGGGTTAGGACTGATTGGTGGATCGCTGGCGATCGACCTACGATCCCAGGGCTATTCTGTTCTGGGGGTGAGTCGCCGCATGCAGACTTGTGAAACAGCCTTGCGTCTGGGTATTGTGAATGATGCCAGTACAGAGTTACGACTGCTGGCTCCAGCAAACCTGATTTTCATTTGCACCCCGATCTCAGATATCCAGGCTACCGTTATTCAACTGCTTCCCCATCTGGCTCCCACCACTGTACTGACCGATGTGGGTTCCGTCAAAACGTCAATTGTGAAGGCCCTTGACCCCCTGTGGCCCAATTTTGTCGGCGGACATCCCATGGCAGGAACAGCAGAAAGCGGCATTGAAGCAGCCCAAGCCGATTTGTTCGTGAACCGGGCCTATGTGTTGACGCCCACTGCAAAGACTCCTCCAACTGCATTGGAAACCGTAGCCCATGTAGTTCGGTTACTGAGAGCCAAGGTTTTTTTCTGTCGTCCTGAGGAGCACGATCGGGCTGTGGCCTGGATCTCTCACCTGCCCGTGGTGGTCAGCGCCGGATTGATTGCTGCCTGTCAGCATGAGGCTGACCCAACCATTCTGGAACTGGCCCAGCAACTGGCCAGTTCAGGTTTTCGCGATACCAGTCGGGTGGGAGGGGGCAATCCTCAGTTAGGGGTGATGATGGCCCGGTTTAATCGGGAAGACGTGTTGCGATCGTTAGCGGCCTATCGCCAGCATCTGGATCAGCTCACCACCTGTATTGAACAGGAAAACTGGGCCACCCTGGAGGACCATCTGAGGCAAACCCAGCAGGCCCGCCCAAAATTCATTCACGAATGA
- the glyA gene encoding serine hydroxymethyltransferase, whose amino-acid sequence MTDTNLDLLNKTDPAIADLLQRELQRQRDHLELIASENFTSASVLAAQGSVLTNKYAEGLPQKRYYGGCEFIDSVEQLAIDRAKQLFNAAHANVQPHSGAQANFAVFLALLEPGDSIMGMDLSHGGHLTHGSPVNVSGKWFKVHHYGVSRETEQLDYDQVRDLALEHRPRLIICGYSAYSRIIDFEKFRAIADEVGAFLLADIAHIAGLVATGHHPSPIPFCDVVTTTTHKTLRGPRGGLILTRDPELGKKLDKAVFPGTQGGPLEHVIAGKAVAFGEALKPEFKTYSGQVIANARSMATQLQQRGFKLVSDGTDNHLILVDLRCIGMTGKVADQLVSQVNITANKNTVPFDPESPFVTSGLRLGSPAMTTRGMGEAEFTEIGDIIADRLLHPADDAIVQSCQQRVAALCSQFPLYPHLGSLAPALV is encoded by the coding sequence GTGACAGATACTAATTTAGATCTCCTGAACAAAACAGATCCGGCTATAGCTGACCTGTTACAGCGAGAGCTGCAACGCCAACGGGATCACCTGGAGCTGATTGCCAGCGAAAACTTCACTTCCGCATCTGTCCTGGCAGCTCAAGGATCTGTTCTGACCAACAAATACGCGGAGGGATTGCCTCAAAAGCGTTACTACGGTGGTTGTGAGTTCATCGACAGTGTTGAGCAACTGGCGATCGATCGGGCCAAGCAACTCTTCAATGCGGCCCATGCCAATGTTCAACCCCATTCAGGGGCTCAGGCCAATTTTGCCGTATTCCTGGCCCTGCTCGAACCCGGAGACAGTATCATGGGGATGGATCTCTCCCATGGTGGCCACCTGACCCATGGATCCCCTGTCAATGTCTCTGGCAAATGGTTTAAGGTTCACCATTACGGGGTTAGTCGCGAGACCGAGCAACTGGACTACGATCAGGTTCGAGATCTGGCTTTAGAGCATCGGCCCAGGCTGATCATCTGCGGCTACTCCGCCTATTCCCGCATCATTGATTTTGAAAAATTTCGGGCGATCGCCGATGAGGTTGGGGCTTTCCTGCTAGCCGATATTGCTCACATTGCCGGTTTAGTGGCAACTGGGCATCACCCTAGCCCAATTCCCTTTTGTGATGTGGTCACCACAACCACCCACAAGACCCTGCGCGGCCCCAGAGGAGGCTTGATCCTGACCCGTGATCCGGAATTGGGCAAGAAACTGGACAAAGCTGTTTTCCCTGGCACTCAGGGGGGGCCACTGGAGCATGTGATCGCAGGCAAGGCGGTTGCTTTTGGAGAGGCGCTGAAACCAGAGTTCAAGACCTATTCCGGGCAGGTGATTGCCAATGCCCGATCGATGGCCACTCAACTGCAACAACGGGGGTTCAAGCTGGTTTCTGATGGCACTGATAACCATCTCATCCTGGTTGATCTGCGTTGTATTGGCATGACGGGTAAGGTAGCTGATCAACTAGTGAGCCAGGTTAACATCACGGCCAATAAGAACACGGTTCCTTTTGATCCAGAATCTCCTTTTGTCACCAGTGGCTTACGTCTGGGTTCTCCAGCCATGACCACGCGGGGTATGGGAGAAGCGGAGTTTACTGAGATTGGGGATATCATTGCAGATCGCTTGTTACATCCTGCAGATGATGCGATCGTTCAATCGTGTCAGCAACGGGTTGCAGCCCTGTGTTCCCAGTTCCCACTCTATCCCCATCTGGGATCCCTAGCACCGGCTCTGGTTTAA
- a CDS encoding c-type cytochrome, with protein MFKKFVCFFLLVATLTLNFASSVSANVLTPDRVAGAKIFSANCSACHMGGNNVIMADKTLKQAALEKYLLNYGQDHLAAIQYQIKNGRNAMPAFGGRLNDDQIADVASYVEAQAQKGW; from the coding sequence GTGTTTAAAAAGTTTGTTTGTTTCTTCCTGTTAGTTGCCACACTTACCCTTAATTTTGCTTCATCCGTGTCTGCTAATGTCCTGACTCCTGATCGGGTTGCAGGTGCGAAAATCTTTAGTGCCAATTGTTCAGCCTGCCACATGGGTGGAAACAACGTCATCATGGCTGATAAGACTTTGAAGCAGGCTGCTCTGGAAAAGTATTTGCTGAATTACGGTCAAGATCATCTAGCTGCAATCCAGTACCAGATCAAAAATGGCAGGAATGCGATGCCTGCCTTTGGAGGTCGGCTCAATGATGACCAGATCGCAGATGTGGCCTCCTATGTGGAGGCTCAGGCCCAAAAAGGCTGGTAA
- a CDS encoding GH1 family beta-glucosidase, with protein MTSYQFPEGFIWGTATAAYQIEGAVAEGGRKPSVWDTFSEMPNRIRDGTSGAIACDHYHRYASDVKLMAALGISAYRFSIAWSRIFPDGRGAINEAGVDFYKRLVDCLREQGITPYCTLFHWDSPQALETLYGSWRSREIAKDYGDYVLAFVQRLGDRITHWFTLNEISCFTHLGYAVDDLAPHAPGTQVSSRKEIWQTSHHALLAHGLGCQAIRAASPGPCFVALVDNPTVTVPINESAPHIAAAKQAFHTCGSNGGIIFPALTGAYSPMLLEALAQDAPDIQSGDLETICQPLDAIGLNIYTGTYVRAADNPLGYEALPFPSGYPRLHMPWLQIVPEAIYWSIRHVSETLNRPDLAVLMTENGCAAQDELNANREVIDTDRILYLRQYLKSAHRAVSENYPLEGYFLWSLMDNFEWSWGHDRRFGVIYTDYATQERIPKESFNWYAECILQNRVV; from the coding sequence ATGACCAGCTACCAGTTTCCAGAAGGCTTTATTTGGGGCACTGCGACAGCCGCCTATCAGATTGAAGGAGCAGTGGCAGAAGGAGGGCGAAAACCCAGTGTCTGGGATACCTTCAGCGAGATGCCCAATCGCATTCGGGATGGCACTTCAGGCGCGATCGCCTGCGATCATTATCATCGCTATGCCAGTGATGTGAAATTAATGGCAGCCCTGGGCATCAGCGCCTACCGATTCAGTATTGCCTGGTCCCGCATTTTTCCGGATGGTCGGGGGGCAATCAACGAAGCAGGGGTAGACTTTTACAAGCGTCTGGTGGATTGCCTGCGAGAACAGGGAATTACCCCATATTGCACCCTGTTTCATTGGGATAGTCCCCAGGCTTTAGAGACCCTGTATGGCTCCTGGCGTAGCCGGGAAATTGCCAAAGATTATGGGGATTATGTGCTGGCCTTTGTACAGCGATTGGGCGATCGCATCACCCACTGGTTCACCCTGAACGAAATCTCCTGCTTCACCCATCTGGGCTATGCGGTTGACGACCTAGCTCCCCATGCGCCCGGAACTCAAGTTAGCAGCAGAAAAGAGATCTGGCAGACCTCTCACCATGCGCTCCTGGCCCATGGTCTGGGTTGTCAGGCAATTCGGGCCGCCTCTCCGGGTCCCTGCTTTGTCGCCTTGGTGGATAATCCGACCGTAACCGTTCCCATCAACGAATCAGCACCACACATTGCGGCGGCGAAACAGGCTTTTCACACCTGTGGAAGTAATGGGGGGATTATTTTCCCGGCTCTGACCGGGGCTTATAGTCCAATGCTGCTGGAGGCTCTGGCCCAAGATGCTCCTGATATCCAATCCGGGGACCTGGAAACCATCTGCCAACCCCTGGATGCGATCGGCCTCAACATTTACACAGGCACCTATGTTCGTGCTGCCGACAACCCGCTCGGTTACGAGGCTCTTCCCTTTCCATCTGGTTATCCCCGACTCCACATGCCCTGGCTTCAGATTGTTCCAGAGGCGATCTACTGGAGCATTCGCCATGTCAGCGAAACCCTGAATCGACCGGACCTAGCGGTGCTGATGACGGAAAACGGCTGTGCAGCCCAGGACGAACTAAATGCAAATCGTGAGGTGATAGACACCGATCGCATTCTGTATTTGAGACAGTACCTCAAGTCAGCCCATCGGGCTGTCAGCGAAAACTACCCCCTTGAGGGTTATTTTTTGTGGAGTTTGATGGACAACTTTGAATGGTCATGGGGACACGATCGCCGATTTGGCGTCATCTACACAGACTATGCCACTCAGGAACGCATTCCCAAGGAAAGCTTCAACTGGTATGCAGAGTGTATTCTGCAAAATCGAGTCGTTTGA
- a CDS encoding response regulator, with translation MRILLVEDDRVILDLLTATLAKQNYIVDVAMDGEVGWELAESMTYDLLLLDVMLPKLDGISFCRRLRQKKNEVLVMLLTARDTTTDKMLGLDSGADDYVVKPFNAQELAARIRALLRRRSATPATVLTCGQLRLDTTTRDVTYNGKPLRFSRKEYLLLELLLQNQQQVFSRSTIVDRLWSLGEEPPDEDTIKSHVKNIRRQLRAVGAIDLIETLYGQGYRINPAYLTEVNPPQEVTPAQEHTVNLVISEIWERTKGVSFERVRLLEQAAQSLKSGALEPTQRQKAIQAAHKLIGSLGTFGFEAGSVLAQQIEAILQSEAEPESIVDQVESLVQALRQALGTSEGMPDQRTGMEAPSLSPEESFPLPVFSLAPRPITEELNGQSVGSHSVEADQPLLLIIDQDVDLAEQLVAEALAWKIRTAIASTLDTAREYLLRQHPHIVLLDVALTGNLEEGRAFLARLTTDYPEVRVVVFSNHDGSADRISMVNSGAQIFLPKPIAPTEVLQAITEVLQLSEPLDAKVLAVDDDPQILALTRSILEPQGLQVTCLQDAGQFWEILKSTQPDLLILDVDMLVFSGLELCQSVRQDFQWNWLPVLFLSVKNDSATLRQLFNAGADDYISKPIVPDELLNRVCNRLKRSRLLRNQAQTDALTGVANRQQATQAMNQLLRLAAHSQQPVCLTVLDLDYFKQVNDQYGHIQGDRVLRQFGQFLKRKFRLGDVVARWGGEEFVLGLYGMTRSDGVERVAEVLEEWRSIRAETCNEASTTSDECLGLATFSAGIAQYPIDGINLQLLYRSADAALYRAKIAGRDRVLAADWQPLTVTYPLQADVLFVHPPDEFSSSIQRALETRGYHVHYLESSKEAVALLKRRDPKVTTRVLLLASYLSDMEGLEVLKQLGSRIVRRIRTILLLDQAETAEKIRDLGAYDYLLVPCSPLIVMRCLRQAMKA, from the coding sequence ATGAGAATTCTTCTAGTTGAAGACGATCGCGTGATTCTAGATCTGCTCACAGCCACGCTGGCTAAGCAGAACTATATTGTGGATGTCGCTATGGATGGAGAAGTGGGTTGGGAACTGGCTGAGAGCATGACCTATGATCTGCTGCTCCTGGATGTCATGTTGCCGAAGCTGGATGGGATTAGTTTTTGCCGTCGCCTGCGGCAAAAGAAAAATGAGGTACTGGTCATGTTGCTGACAGCCCGCGACACGACCACCGACAAAATGTTGGGCCTAGATAGTGGGGCGGATGACTATGTGGTCAAGCCTTTTAATGCCCAGGAACTGGCTGCTCGAATTCGAGCCTTACTGCGTCGGCGGAGCGCAACCCCTGCTACAGTGCTGACCTGTGGACAACTTCGCCTCGATACCACGACCCGCGATGTTACCTACAATGGGAAACCTTTGCGTTTCAGCCGCAAAGAGTATTTGCTCCTGGAATTGTTGCTGCAGAACCAGCAGCAAGTTTTCAGTCGCAGTACTATTGTTGATCGGCTCTGGTCTCTGGGAGAAGAACCTCCCGATGAAGACACCATCAAGTCGCATGTTAAAAATATTCGTCGGCAACTGCGGGCTGTTGGGGCGATCGACCTGATTGAGACGCTCTATGGCCAAGGCTATCGAATTAACCCGGCCTATTTGACTGAAGTTAACCCGCCCCAGGAGGTAACCCCTGCCCAGGAACACACTGTCAATCTGGTTATCTCAGAGATCTGGGAGCGGACCAAAGGGGTTAGCTTTGAGCGGGTCAGGCTCTTGGAACAGGCTGCTCAGAGCTTGAAATCCGGTGCTTTAGAACCAACCCAGCGGCAAAAAGCAATTCAGGCCGCCCATAAACTGATTGGGTCTCTGGGCACCTTTGGGTTTGAAGCCGGTTCTGTGTTGGCTCAACAAATTGAGGCCATATTGCAGTCTGAGGCTGAACCAGAGAGTATTGTGGATCAGGTCGAGTCTCTGGTTCAAGCTCTGAGACAGGCATTAGGGACATCTGAAGGCATGCCCGATCAGAGAACTGGGATGGAAGCTCCCAGTCTGTCACCGGAGGAAAGTTTTCCCTTGCCCGTCTTCTCCCTTGCCCCCAGACCGATCACGGAGGAACTCAATGGTCAATCGGTGGGATCCCATTCTGTTGAAGCAGATCAGCCTCTGCTGCTGATCATTGATCAGGATGTTGATCTGGCGGAACAACTGGTTGCCGAAGCACTGGCCTGGAAAATCCGCACAGCGATCGCCAGTACTCTGGACACAGCTCGAGAATACCTCCTGAGGCAGCATCCCCATATCGTCTTACTGGATGTTGCCCTGACTGGAAATTTAGAAGAAGGACGGGCCTTTCTAGCCAGGCTCACCACAGATTACCCAGAGGTACGGGTCGTTGTGTTCTCCAACCACGATGGGTCCGCCGATCGCATCAGTATGGTCAATTCTGGGGCCCAGATATTTTTGCCCAAACCCATCGCCCCGACTGAAGTGCTGCAGGCTATCACCGAGGTCTTACAGCTCTCTGAACCGTTGGATGCTAAAGTCTTGGCTGTTGATGATGACCCCCAAATTCTGGCCCTGACTCGGTCTATTCTAGAACCACAGGGGCTGCAGGTCACCTGCCTGCAAGATGCAGGCCAATTTTGGGAAATACTCAAATCCACTCAACCCGACCTGCTGATCCTGGATGTAGATATGCTGGTGTTTAGTGGTCTGGAGTTATGCCAGTCCGTCCGACAGGACTTTCAGTGGAACTGGTTGCCTGTTCTGTTTCTCTCTGTAAAGAACGATAGTGCAACCCTACGGCAACTCTTCAATGCCGGTGCGGATGATTACATTAGTAAGCCGATCGTTCCTGATGAACTCTTAAATCGGGTCTGCAATCGCCTTAAGCGCAGTCGCTTACTCCGCAATCAGGCCCAGACAGATGCCCTGACGGGCGTTGCCAACCGTCAGCAGGCCACCCAGGCCATGAACCAGCTTCTACGTTTGGCGGCCCATTCCCAGCAACCCGTCTGCCTGACGGTCCTGGATCTGGATTATTTTAAGCAGGTAAATGACCAGTACGGGCACATCCAGGGCGATCGGGTGTTGCGTCAGTTTGGGCAATTCTTGAAACGCAAGTTTCGCCTGGGGGATGTGGTGGCTCGCTGGGGGGGGGAAGAATTTGTCCTGGGACTGTATGGGATGACGCGCTCCGATGGCGTTGAGCGGGTCGCTGAAGTTCTGGAAGAGTGGCGATCGATCAGGGCAGAGACTTGCAATGAGGCATCCACGACATCCGATGAATGTTTGGGATTGGCAACCTTCAGTGCTGGCATAGCCCAGTACCCGATCGATGGCATTAATCTACAACTCCTCTATCGCTCTGCTGATGCAGCCCTCTATCGAGCTAAAATTGCTGGCAGAGATCGGGTGCTGGCGGCTGACTGGCAACCCCTCACGGTCACCTACCCGCTCCAGGCAGATGTCTTGTTTGTCCATCCTCCGGATGAGTTTTCTAGTTCTATCCAGAGGGCTCTGGAAACCAGAGGATATCACGTCCACTATCTGGAAAGCTCAAAGGAAGCCGTTGCCTTGCTTAAGAGAAGAGACCCAAAGGTGACAACGCGAGTGCTACTCCTGGCGAGTTATCTGTCTGATATGGAAGGGCTGGAGGTATTGAAACAACTGGGAAGCAGAATCGTGCGGCGGATTCGCACAATTCTGCTTTTAGATCAGGCAGAAACTGCAGAGAAAATTAGAGACCTGGGGGCCTATGACTATTTGTTGGTCCCTTGCAGCCCCCTAATTGTGATGCGATGTTTGAGACAGGCGATGAAAGCCTAG
- the petE gene encoding plastocyanin, whose translation MNLLVSIWHHVRSSLLVGLLAVVSFLMLTAPSNAATYTVKMGADNGMLAFEPPILNIKKGDTVQWLNNKLPPHNIIFDDKKAPADAAQFLSSLSHAKLMMNSGETTEVTFAADMPAGEYNYFCAPHRGAGMVGKIVVE comes from the coding sequence ATGAACCTCTTAGTCTCTATCTGGCATCACGTCAGGTCTAGCTTGCTAGTGGGCCTGCTCGCTGTCGTCTCTTTTCTGATGCTGACAGCCCCTTCAAATGCTGCAACCTACACCGTTAAAATGGGCGCAGACAACGGCATGCTGGCTTTTGAACCCCCTATCCTCAACATTAAGAAAGGAGACACGGTTCAATGGCTGAACAATAAACTCCCTCCCCACAACATCATCTTCGACGATAAGAAAGCGCCTGCAGATGCAGCTCAGTTTCTGAGTAGCCTGTCCCACGCAAAATTAATGATGAACTCCGGCGAAACCACAGAAGTGACCTTTGCTGCAGACATGCCTGCTGGCGAATACAACTATTTTTGTGCCCCTCACCGGGGTGCTGGAATGGTTGGCAAAATTGTTGTGGAATAA
- a CDS encoding HU family DNA-binding protein — translation MNKGELVDAIASKAEVTKKGADAVLTAVLETIVDAVSSGDKVTLVGFGTFEVRTRKARDGRNPRTGEVLKIPETKVPAFSAGKLFREKVAPVVEEVEEKSTKKKKK, via the coding sequence ATGAATAAGGGCGAACTCGTTGATGCCATCGCAAGCAAAGCTGAAGTCACCAAGAAAGGGGCAGATGCAGTACTGACAGCCGTTTTGGAGACGATCGTAGATGCCGTCTCCAGTGGGGACAAAGTCACTCTGGTGGGCTTTGGTACCTTTGAAGTCCGGACCCGCAAAGCCCGTGATGGTCGCAATCCCCGCACGGGTGAAGTCCTGAAAATTCCTGAAACCAAAGTTCCAGCTTTCTCTGCTGGAAAGTTGTTCCGGGAAAAAGTGGCTCCCGTTGTTGAGGAAGTTGAAGAAAAAAGCACCAAGAAGAAGAAGAAATAG
- a CDS encoding phospholipase D-like domain-containing protein, with amino-acid sequence MSDLSSTEKTKLEVIFEMKKGYVLNFSDRTFKDFILDNTGINVEEKYKDIEEKYNLPSSSKSNRLRAFWKEESNQIVGKLISALLEHWRTQKLIKFLDIKNSEKALFDECLLISQRLINDGREDEVSVDAHFKQIQEKIIEQINSAEFTIWIAVAWFTDRVLFDELLIKSDQGINIQLIINDDEINKDSGLNYEDEFETYRIRKLGKYKKNTMHHKFCVIDLKTVIHGSYNWTNNAKFNREDIAVQSGRENAEVFAREFIKLKNIALSQAQE; translated from the coding sequence ATGTCAGATCTGTCAAGTACTGAAAAAACTAAACTCGAAGTGATTTTCGAAATGAAAAAGGGATATGTCCTTAATTTTTCAGATCGAACATTTAAGGATTTTATTCTTGATAATACAGGTATTAATGTAGAAGAAAAGTACAAGGATATAGAAGAGAAATACAATCTCCCAAGCAGCTCAAAATCAAATCGATTGAGAGCTTTTTGGAAAGAAGAATCTAATCAAATAGTAGGAAAGCTTATATCAGCTCTGCTTGAACATTGGAGAACTCAAAAACTCATTAAGTTCTTAGATATTAAGAATTCAGAAAAAGCTCTTTTTGATGAGTGCCTTCTAATATCACAGAGACTTATAAATGATGGAAGGGAAGATGAGGTTTCAGTAGATGCTCACTTCAAACAAATTCAGGAAAAAATAATTGAGCAGATAAATTCTGCTGAATTTACAATCTGGATTGCTGTCGCTTGGTTCACAGATAGAGTTTTATTTGATGAACTATTAATAAAAAGCGACCAAGGTATTAATATTCAATTGATAATAAATGATGATGAGATAAATAAGGATTCTGGCTTAAATTATGAGGATGAATTTGAAACTTATAGAATTAGAAAGCTTGGAAAATACAAAAAAAATACTATGCATCACAAATTCTGTGTCATAGACTTAAAAACGGTAATTCATGGCTCCTATAACTGGACTAATAACGCTAAATTTAATAGAGAGGATATTGCAGTTCAGAGTGGTCGTGAAAATGCAGAAGTCTTTGCAAGGGAGTTTATTAAGTTAAAGAATATTGCTTTGTCGCAGGCTCAAGAATGA
- a CDS encoding MraY family glycosyltransferase encodes MPHQFYPYHLAAFVIAALVVLATTPAIERLGHKVGCVDLPGERKVHKRPMVRMGGVAIFAGTLVALLLVWWTGGFGILPADKSDEVWGVTVCGLAFFLIGLADDLFSLSAFFRLFMQIIVACVAWQMGVQIEFLTIPAVGLVPLPDPVSLPITVLWLVGIANAINMIDGLDGLAAGVSGIAAVVMMITSLFMHQPAAALIAACLAGASIGFLRYNFNPAQIFMGDGGAYFMGFTLAGIGIIGLVKSVTTAAVLLPYLILAVPILDISAVVLDRLRRGKSPFTADKRHLHHRLLQAGLSQRLIVLFIYSLALWVGSLALMFSGVPQGVVYLVGATLFLTYTTWQVKKHARPRTSGE; translated from the coding sequence ATGCCTCATCAGTTTTATCCCTATCATCTGGCTGCTTTTGTCATAGCAGCCCTGGTTGTTCTCGCAACCACACCTGCCATTGAGCGACTTGGCCACAAGGTCGGCTGCGTCGATCTTCCAGGGGAAAGAAAGGTGCATAAGCGCCCGATGGTTCGCATGGGAGGGGTGGCCATCTTTGCCGGAACCCTGGTTGCCTTACTCCTAGTCTGGTGGACTGGTGGCTTCGGTATTTTGCCTGCAGACAAGTCGGATGAGGTTTGGGGTGTCACAGTTTGTGGGCTCGCCTTCTTCTTAATTGGGTTGGCTGATGATCTGTTCAGCCTCTCCGCTTTTTTCCGTCTCTTCATGCAAATTATCGTGGCCTGCGTCGCTTGGCAAATGGGGGTACAGATTGAGTTCCTCACCATTCCGGCTGTGGGTCTAGTGCCCCTACCCGACCCAGTCAGTCTCCCAATTACCGTCCTCTGGTTGGTCGGTATTGCTAATGCCATCAACATGATTGACGGCCTGGATGGTCTAGCGGCTGGTGTTTCTGGGATTGCTGCGGTGGTGATGATGATCACCAGTTTATTCATGCATCAACCCGCAGCTGCCCTCATTGCAGCCTGTCTGGCCGGGGCCTCGATCGGGTTTCTCCGCTATAACTTCAATCCAGCTCAAATCTTCATGGGAGATGGAGGAGCCTATTTCATGGGCTTTACCCTGGCTGGAATTGGGATTATCGGTCTAGTAAAAAGCGTTACCACTGCTGCGGTGCTTTTGCCTTACCTGATTCTGGCAGTGCCGATTCTGGATATCTCTGCCGTCGTGCTTGATCGACTGCGCCGGGGGAAATCTCCTTTCACCGCTGATAAACGTCATCTGCATCATCGGCTGCTGCAGGCTGGTCTTTCTCAGCGATTAATTGTTCTGTTTATTTATTCTTTGGCTTTGTGGGTGGGTAGTCTGGCCCTGATGTTCTCCGGTGTTCCCCAAGGCGTGGTTTACCTGGTAGGTGCGACCCTGTTCCTGACCTACACGACCTGGCAGGTGAAAAAGCATGCCCGCCCTCGCACCAGTGGTGAGTAG